A region of Cucumis melo cultivar AY chromosome 2, USDA_Cmelo_AY_1.0, whole genome shotgun sequence DNA encodes the following proteins:
- the LOC103494118 gene encoding aluminum-activated malate transporter 9, whose product MVPKYGSFKHSFAERRERLLSTAKEFPDLGFSAIQTIHENPSCCSSVFHRFSYIWNSVQDVLYKAWQMGVSDPRKIVFSAKMGLALTLISLLIFFKQPVEELSRYSVWAILTVVVVFEFSIGATLSKGLNRGIGTLSAGGLALGMAELSVLAGEWEEVLVVTSIFIIGFFATYAKLYPTMKPYEYGFRVFLLTYCFIMVSGYRTREFIHTAVTRFLLIALGAGVCLVVNICIYPIWAGEDLHNLVVKNFAGVAASLEGCVDSYLNCVEYERIPSKILTYQASDDPLYKGYRSAMESLSQEETLMGFAIWEPPHGRYKMLKYPWKNYVKVAGALRHCAFAIMALHGCILSEIQASAERRQVFGSELRRVGYEGAKVLRELGNKLKKMEKLDSASILSEVHDAAEELQKKIDAKSYLLVNSESWEIGNRPEDVGQPQELLNLDDEEIRFREYRSLSEAVLDLRAFPVLKSWDDCTSSDINSVRSTPLPPSKMFKKLGSWPAQVSVKQNGAIQEEESKTYENASALSLATFTSLLIEFVARLQNLVDSFDELSEKAKFSDTMEWETLKTPGCWRRFCHCFKV is encoded by the exons ATGGTGCCCAAGTACGGTTCCTTCAAACACAGTTTTGCCGAGAGGAGGGAGAGGCTTCTTTCGACGGCTAAGGAATTTCCTGACCTGGGTTTCAGCGCCATTCAAACCATTCATGAGAATCCTTCCTGTTGTTCCTCCGTTTTTCATAGATTCTCTTATATATGGAACTCTGTTCAGGATGTTCTTTACAAAGCTTGGCAGATGGGTGTTTCCGACCCTAGAAAGATCGTTTTCTCTGCTAAAATGGGTCTCGCTCTTACGCTTATTTCTTTGTTGATATTCTTCAAACAACCCGTTGAAGAGCTCAGCCGCTACTCTGTTTGGGCTATTCTCACTGTTGTCGTCGTCTTTGAGTTTAGCATTG GAGCAACTTTAAGCAAAGGATTGAACCGTGGAATTGGCACACTTTCAGCTGGAGGTCTTGCATTGGGAATGGCAGAGTTATCAGTTCTTGCAGGAGAATGGGAAGAGGTTCTGGTTGTCACCAGTATCTTTATCATAG GATTCTTTGCTACTTATGCTAAATTGTATCCCACAATGAAGCCTTACGAATATGGATTTCGAGTTTTCTTGTTGACATATTGTTTCATAATGGTGTCGGGATATAGAACTAGAGAATTTATCCATACCGCCGTGACACGATTCTTGCTCATTGCACTTGGTGCTGGAGTGTGTTTGGTTGTAAACATATGCATTTACCCCATTTGGGCTGGTGAGGATCTACATAATCTAGTAGTTAAAAACTTTGCAGGCGTGGCAGCATCCTTAGAAG GTTGTGTTGACAGCTACCTTAATTGTGTCGAGTACGAGAGAATACCATCGAAAATCCTCACCTACCAAGCATCTGATGATCCGTTGTACAAAGGCTATAGGTCAGCTATGGAATCTTTGAGTCAAGAAGAAACTCTG ATGGGATTCGCAATCTGGGAACCGCCACACGGTCGTTACAAGATGCTCAAATATCCATGGAAAAATTATGTTAAAGTAGCCGGTGCACTGAGGCATTGTGCCTTTGCTATAATGGCATTACATGGATGTATACTATCAGAAATACAG GCCTCAGCTGAAAGACGACAGGTATTTGGTAGTGAGCTTCGGAGGGTAGGTTACGAAGGTGCTAAAGTCCTGCGCGAGCTTGGGAACAAGTTGAAAAAAATGGAGAAATTAGATTCGGCATCCATACTTTCTGAGGTACATGATGCTGCTGAAGAGTTGCAAAAGAAGATCGACGCAAAATCCTACCTTCTAGTCAATTCAGAGAGCTGGGAAATTGGCAATCGTCCCGAGGACGTAGGACAACCCCAAGAACTACTCAACTTGGATGATGAAGAAATAAGGTTTCGTGAATACAGATCACTCAGTGAGGCTGTGCTTGATCTCAGGGCCTTCCCAGTCCTGAAAAGCTGGGACGACTGTACGTCATCAGACATAAACTCTGTACGGTCCACTCCACTCCCCCCCTCGAAAATGTTCAAGAAACTAGGATCATGGCCTGCACAGGTATCAGTCAAACAAAACGGAGCAATACAGGAAGAAGAATCGAAAACATACGAAAATGCAAGCGCATTGTCGTTAGCTACGTTCACTTCTCTCTTGATTGAATTTGTAGCAAGGCTGCAAAACCTCGTCGACTCGTTTGATGAGTTGAGCGAGAAAGCAAAGTTTAGCGACACTATGGAATGGGAAACATTGAAAACTCCCGGGTGTTGGAGAAGGTTTTGCCACTGCTTTAAGGTATAG
- the LOC103494117 gene encoding protein ASPARTIC PROTEASE IN GUARD CELL 1-like codes for MKTSLSSVFLFLTIFTSLQFSSILSRKLTQSPYSTSIFDVLASTNQALNALSIKPKHLQTHSHLPNSSLSLPLYPRLSLHNPSYKDYDSLVRARLARDAARVQFLNRNLEHSLNGGKDFGEVTNGSLIGDSITAPVVSGQSKGSGAEYLAQVGVGQPVKLFYLVPDTGSDVTWLQCQPCATENACYKQIDPIFDPKSSSSYTPLSCNSQQCGLLDRPNCNSGTCIYQVHYGDGSFTTGELATETLSFGNSNSIPNLPIGCGHDNEGLFAGGAGLIGLGGGAISLSSQLKASSFSYCLVNMDSDSSSTLEFNSNMPSDSLTSPLVKNDRFHSYRYVKVIGISVGGKTLPISSTRFEIDESGLGGIIVDSGTIISRLPSDVYESLREAFVKLTSSLSPAPGGTSLRLPARNYLIRVDTAGTYCLAFIKTKSSLSIIGSFQQQGIRVSYDLTNSLVGFSTNKC; via the exons ATGAAGACTTCACTTTCCTCTGTTTTTCTCTTCCTAACAATCTTCACTTCCCTTCAATTTTCTTCCATTCTCTCTCGCAAGTTAACACAATCACCTTATTCCACTTCCATCTTCGATGTCTTGGCCTCCACAAACCAAGCCCTAAATGCCCTCTCCATTAAACCTAAACATCTTCAAACTCACTCTCACCTTCCAAATTCCTCTTTATCTCTGCCATTGTACCCTAGATTGTCCCTTCATAACCCTTCTTACAAGGACTACGATAGTCTTGTTAGGGCTCGACTCGCTCGTGATGCCGCTCGAGTTCAATTCCTTAACCGAAATCTTGAGCATTCTTTAAATGGGGGTAAGGATTTTGGTGAAGTTACTAATGGGTCTCTAATTGGAGATTCAATTACTGCTCCAGTTGTTTCAGGGCAAAGTAAAGGGAGTGGTGCGGAGTATTTAGCTCAGGTTGGCGTTGGTCAGCCTGTGAAGTTGTTTTATTTGGTGCCTGATACTGGCAGTGATGTCACGTGGCTTCAATGTCAGCCTTGTGCTACTGAGAACGCTTGTTATAAACAAATTGACCCGATTTTCGACCCGAAATCATCGTCTTCTTACACTCCTTTGTCTTGCAATTCTCAACAATGTGGGTTGCTAGATAGACCTAATTGCAATTCCGGCACATGTATATACCAAGTCCACTATGGTGATGGATCATTCACAACTGGTGAACTTGCCACCGAAACACTATCCTTCGGAAATTCAAATTCTATCCCTAATCTCCCAATTGGTTGTGGCCATGACAATGAAGGCTTGTTCGCTGGAGGTGCTGGTTTAATAGGTCTCGGTGGTGGTGCCATTTCCCTTTCTTCCCAATTAAAAGCATCATCATTTTCATATTGCCTTGTCAACATGGATTCAGACTCATCCTCCACTCTTGAGTTCAACTCAAACATGCCCAGTGACTCACTAACCTCTCCACTTGTGAAAAACGATCGATTTCACTCATATAGGTACGTCAAAGTCATTGGAATAAGTGTTGGGGGGAAAACTCTACCAATTTCGTCAACGAGATTTGAAATTGATGAATCAGGATTGGGAGGAATAATCGTTGATTCTGGTACAATTATTTCTCGACTACCGAGTGATGTGTATGAATCATTAAGAGAAGCATTTGTGAAGTTGACGAGTAGCCTCTCACCGGCACCAG GAGGAACCTCGCTACGACTACCTGCAAGAAATTACTTAATTCGAGTGGACACAGCAGGAACTTATTGTTTGGCATTTATTAAAACGAAATCTTCACTTTCTATAATTGGGAGCTTCCAACAACAAGGAATACGTGTCAGCTATGACTTGACAAACTCTCTCGTCGGATTCTCAACTAATAAATGTTAG
- the LOC103494116 gene encoding protein ASPARTIC PROTEASE IN GUARD CELL 1: MESEMIALAIASEEASWLRNLLSEIPTWEIPTPAILIHCDSTAAILQKFRIVTITVRDNSWFPCKIIHPAIALLPFSYQFAESERVVYLKTEVQQQNMNITKMNTSLSYALLFLTIFTFLQFPSILSRKLTAQSPYSTTTFDVSASINQALNALSIKPKPFQTHSYHSNSPLSLSLHPRLTVHNPSYKDYGTLVRARLARHATRVQSLNRKLELSLNGAKQFGKRINGSASTNSLTAPVTSGASHGDGEYFARIGVGQPVQSFFLVPDTGSDVTWLQCKPCANENACFKQLDPIFDPKSSSSYSSLSCNSEQCQLLDEAGCSSNSCIYEVEYGDGSFTIGELATETLSFGNSNSIPNLPIGCGHDNEGLFDAAAGLIGLGGGAISLSSQLQASSFSYCLVDLDSDSSSTLDFNADQPSDSLTSPLVKNNRFPSFRYVKVIGMSVGGKRLPISSSRFEIDESGSGGIIVDSGTTITQLPSDVYDVLRDAFVGLTTNLPTAPGVSPFDTCYDLSSQSSVEVPIIAFILPGGKSLKLPAKNCLIQVDSAGTFCLAFLPGTFPLSIIGNVQQQGIRVSYDLDNSIVGFATNKC, encoded by the exons ATGGAGTCAGAGATGATAGCACTAGCCATTGCTAGTGAAGAAGCAAGCTGGCTTCGAAACTTACTATCAGAGATTCCCACATGGGAAATACCGACACCAGCCATACTAATCCATTGTGATAGTACTGCAGCTATATTGCAAAAGTTCAGAATCGTTACTATAACGGTAAGAGACAATAG TTGGTTTCCGTGCAAAATCATCCATCCTGCCATTGCTCTTCTACCTTTTTCGTACCAATTTGCTGAATCTGAACGTGTCGTGTATTTGAAGACCGAGGTGCAACAACAA aatatgaatataacaaa GATGAACACTTCACTTTCCTATGCTCTTCTCTTCCTGACAATCTTCACTTTCCTTCAATTCCCATCAATTCTCTCTCGCAAACTAACAGCACAATCTCCTTATTCCACTACCACCTTTGATGTCTCGGCCTCCATAAACCAAGCCCTAAATGCCCTTTCCATCAAACCCAAACCCTTTCAAACTCACTCTTACCATTCAAATTCACCTTTATCTCTCTCATTGCACCCTAGATTGACCGTTCATAACCCTTCTTACAAGGACTATGGTACTCTTGTTAGGGCCCGACTCGCTCGTCATGCCACCCGAGTTCAATCCCTTAATAGAAAGCTTGAGCTCTCTTTAAATGGAGCTAAACAATTTGGTAAAAGAATTAATGGATCCGCGTCTACAAATTCACTTACTGCTCCGGTTACTTCAGGGGCGAGTCATGGGGATGGTGAATATTTTGCCCGGATTGGGGTCGGTCAGCCTGTGCAATCGTTTTTTTTGGTGCCTGATACTGGCAGTGATGTTACGTGGCTTCAATGTAAGCCTTGTGCTAATGAGAATGCTTGTTTTAAACAACTTGACCCGATATTTGACCCAAAATCGTCGTCTTCTTACAGTTCGTTGTCTTGTAATTCAGAACAATGTCAATTGTTGGATGAAGCCGGTTGTAGTTCCAATTCGTGTATCTACGAAGTTGAATATGGCGATGGATCATTCACAATCGGTGAACTCGCCACCGAAACGTTATCATTTGGAAATTCTAATTCCATCCCTAATCTCCCGATTGGTTGTGGCCATGACAACGAAGGCCTCTTTGATGCTGCTGCTGGTTTAATTGGCCTCGGTGGTGGGGCCATTTCCCTTTCTTCCCAATTACAAGCGTCGTCATTTTCATATTGTTTGGTCGACCTAGACTCAGACTCATCCTCCACTCTTGACTTCAACGCAGACCAACCAAGCGACTCACTCACATCCCCACTCGTGAAAAATAATCGATTCCCCTCGTTTCGGTACGTGAAAGTAATTGGAATGAGTGTCGGCGGGAAGCGTTTACCGATTTCCTCGTCGAGATTTGAAATCGACGAATCAGGATCAGGGGGAATAATCGTGGATTCTGGGACGACTATAACTCAACTACCAAGTGATGTGTACGACGTGTTAAGAGACGCGTTCGTGGGGCTAACGACGAACCTCCCAACGGCACCAGGGGTATCACCTTTTGATACTTGTTATGACTTATCAAGTCAATCGAGTGTGGAGGTCCCGATCATAGCATTCATTTTGCCAGGAGGAAAATCTCTAAAACTACCAGCAAAAAATTGTTTGATCCAGGTGGACTCAGCTGGAACTTTCTGCTTGGCGTTTCTTCCAGGGACATTCCCGCTTTCTATTATTGGAAACGTCCAACAACAAGGAATACGTGTGAGTTATGACTTGGACAACTCTATCGTTGGATTTGCGACTAATAAATGTTAA
- the LOC103494115 gene encoding actin-related protein 4 — translation MYGGDEVSAIVIDLGSHTCKAGYAGEDAPKAVFPSVVGCTDEMDVDDTTSTEKNSGSAGEAKSNAKTLDSDKGKGKRKLYVGSQALGFRRDNMEVLSPIKDGVVVDWDMVDSIWDHAFRECLLIDPQEHPMLLAEPSSNSQQQRERTAEIMFEKYKVPALFLAKNAVLTSFASGRATSLVVDSGGGSTTVAPVHDGYVLQKAVVSSPVGGEFLTDCLLKSLESKGIKIMPRYSFKRKEIRPGEFQIVELDFPNTTESYKLYSQRVIASDIKECVCRAPDTPYDESAYSNIPMTPYELPDGQTIEIGADRFKIPDVLFNPSLVQTIPGMESFTETARSVQGLPHMVIESINKCDVDIRRELFSSILLAGGTASMQQLKERLEKDLLEESPQAARVKVLASGNATERRFSVWIGGSILASLGSFQQMWFSKSEYEEHGASYIQRKCP, via the exons ATGTATGGTGGTG ACGAGGTATCTGCTATAGTTATTGACCTGGGTTCTCACACTTGCAAAGCTGGTTATGCTGGAGAGGATGCTCCCAAGGCTGTTTTCCCCTCT GTTGTTGGATGTACTGATGAAATGGATGTTGATGACACTACAAGTACCGAAAAGAACTCTGGATCTGCTGGAGAAGCTAAGAGTAATGCTAAGACTCTTGACTCTGATAAAGGCAAGGGAAAACGCAAACTATATGTTGGTTCTCAAGCTTTAGGGTTCCGCCGTGATAATATGGAG GTACTTTCGCCTATTAAGGATGGAGTTGTTGTTGATTGGGATATGGTCGATAGCATATGGGACCATGCTTTCAG GGAATGTCTACTTATTGATCCCCAAGAACATCCCATGCTACTTGCCGAACCATCTTCTAACTCACAACAACAGAGAGAAAG GACGGCTGAGATTATGTTTGAGAAGTACAAAGTTCCTGCATTGTTTTTGGCAAAAAATGCT GTTCTCACGTCTTTTGCATCAGGTCGTGCTACATCACTCGTTGTTGACAG TGGTGGTGGATCAACAACTGTCGCTCCAGTACATGATGGCTATGTTCTACAAAAG GCTGTTGTATCTTCTCCTGTTGGTGGAGAATTTCTTACTGATTGTTTGTTAAAAAGTTTGGAGAGCAAAGGTATCAAG ATAATGCCAAGATACTCCTTCAAGAGAAAGGAAATACGACCCGGAGAATTTCAG ATAGTGGAACTTGATTTCCCAAACACAACTGAAAGTTACAAACTGTACTCACAG AGGGTAATTGCCAGTGATATAAAAGAATGTGTATGCCGAGCACCAGATACTCCTTATGATG AAAGTGCATATTCAAATATCCCAATGACGCCATATGAACTTCCTGATGGCCA GACTATTGAGATTGGGGCCGATAGATTCAAGATTCCTGATGTTCTATTTAACCCGTCCCTAGTGCAG ACTATACCTGGGATGGAGAGTTTCACTGAAACAGCTCGCTCGGTTCAGGGATTGCCGCATATG GTAATCGAGAGTATAAATAAATGTGATGTGGATATTCGCAGGGAACTATTTAGCAGTATACTG CTTGCTGGTGGAACAGCTTCAATGCAACAGCTCAAAGAACGTCTTGAGAAAGATTTGTTAGAG GAGTCTCCTCAAGCTGCTAGGGTAAAAGTATTGGCGAGCGGTAATGCAACAGAACGAAGATTCAG TGTCTGGATCGGAGGGAGTATATTGGCCTCTCTTGGTTCATTTCAGCAAATGTGGTTCTCCAAATCCGA GTACGAAGAACATGGGGCTTCCTATATTCAAAGAAAATGCCCGTAG